The window GTGACAACGGCGCAACACATCATCCAGGAGATCGGCGGGGCGGAGAACATCACCTCGCTGACCCACTGCGCAACCCGACTCCGAATGCAGCTCCACGACCAGTCCCTGGTCAACCAGGAGGCCCTGGAATCCGACCCGGCGGTGCTCGGTGTCGTCAAGCAGGGCACCAACGGCCTCCAGGTCATCATGGGCGGCGGTGTCGCCGATTTCTACCAGGCCATGCTCAAGGAGCCGGGCGTGCCCGGCACGGGCGAGAAGGCGGCGTCGACAAGCAAGGACTACGGCGGAGTGCGCGGCAAGTACTCCTGGGTCGACTACGCGTTCGAGTTCCTGTCCGACACCTTCCGACCGATTCTGTGGGCGCTGCTGGGCGCCTCCCTCATCATCACCCTGCTCGTCCTCGCCGACACCTTCGGGCTGCAGGACTTCCGCGCCCCGCTGGACGAGCAGCCGGACACCTACGTGTTCATGCACGCGATGTGGCGTTCGGTGTTCTACTTCCTGCCGATCATGGTCGGCGCGACGGCCGCCCGGAAGCTCGGCGCCAACGAGTGGGTCGGCGCCGCCATCCCCGCCGCGCTGCTCACCCCGGAGTTCCTGGCGATGGGTAGCGCGGGTGACACCGCGACGGTGTTCGGCCTCCCGATGGTCCTCAACGACTATGCCGGCCAGGTCTTCCCACCGCTCATCGCCGCGATCGGCCTGTTCTGGGTGGAGAAGCTGCTGAAGAAGATCATCCCCTCCGCGGTGCACATGGTCTTCGTGCCCTTCTTCTCCCTGCTCATCATGATCCCGGCCACGGCCTTCCTGCTCGGCCCCTTCGGCATCGGCGTGGGTAACGGCATCTCCCACATGCTCGAGGCCGTGAACAACTTCTCGCCGTTCATCCTCTCCATCGTCATCCCGCTGCTCTACCCGTTCCTCGTGCCGCTGGGTCTGCACTGGCCGCTCAACGCCATCATGATCCAGAACATCAACTCCCTCGGCTACGACTTCATCCAGGGCCCCATGGGTGCGTGGAACTTCGCCTGCTTCGGCGTGGTCACCGGCGTCATGATCGTCTCCCTCAAGGAGCACAACAAGGCCATGCGCCAGGTCTCCCTCGGTGGCATGATGGCCGGCCTGCTGGGCGGCATCTCCGAGCCGAGCCTCTACGGTGTGCTCCTGCGCTTCAAGAAGACCTACATGCGCCTCCTGCCGGGCTGTTTCGTCGGCGGCGTGGTCATGGGCATCTTCAACATCAAGGCCTACGCCTTCGTGTTCACCTCCCTGCTCACCATCCCGGCGATGGACCCGTGGCTGGGCTACGTCATGGGTATTGCCGCGGCGTTCTTCACCTCCATGTTCCTGGTCATCTTCTTCGACTACCGCGGTAAGGAGGAGAAGGCCGAGGCCCTGGCCCAGATCGAGGCGGAGCGTGCCGCCGCCTCCGAGGCTGAGGAGGAGCGTATCGACGCCGCCGTGCTCCCCGCCGC of the Corynebacterium humireducens NBRC 106098 = DSM 45392 genome contains:
- a CDS encoding glucose PTS transporter subunit IIA, which gives rise to MASKTVTTAQHIIQEIGGAENITSLTHCATRLRMQLHDQSLVNQEALESDPAVLGVVKQGTNGLQVIMGGGVADFYQAMLKEPGVPGTGEKAASTSKDYGGVRGKYSWVDYAFEFLSDTFRPILWALLGASLIITLLVLADTFGLQDFRAPLDEQPDTYVFMHAMWRSVFYFLPIMVGATAARKLGANEWVGAAIPAALLTPEFLAMGSAGDTATVFGLPMVLNDYAGQVFPPLIAAIGLFWVEKLLKKIIPSAVHMVFVPFFSLLIMIPATAFLLGPFGIGVGNGISHMLEAVNNFSPFILSIVIPLLYPFLVPLGLHWPLNAIMIQNINSLGYDFIQGPMGAWNFACFGVVTGVMIVSLKEHNKAMRQVSLGGMMAGLLGGISEPSLYGVLLRFKKTYMRLLPGCFVGGVVMGIFNIKAYAFVFTSLLTIPAMDPWLGYVMGIAAAFFTSMFLVIFFDYRGKEEKAEALAQIEAERAAASEAEEERIDAAVLPAAPAAAAPAAGVATLTRAEVTEITAPLEGRVVALSEVPDPAFAGGALGNGVAIEPSGDTVFAPADAKVLTVQKSGHAVGLRLEGGVDLLIHIGIDTVQMGGEGFEVLVEKKQEVKAGTPLIRFDREKIAAAGYPAITPVLVSNTRKFGSVEGHPGAGQGEAIITVTPKEEQA